The genomic region CCAAAACATTTAAATTAAAAGTTTTGGTCACCCCTTGCTTATCATGGTAAGCCTTTAATATCAGTTCTGGATCTTTTTTTAAATCTATTCCCATCAAAACCTGATCACCTGCTTGCAAGGCTCCTGAAATCAATTGAACCATATTGTCCACCCCTTCTGGATTAAAATTTCCCATATTGGCCCCCAAAAAAAGCAATAAGCTAGGGCTGCCATTATTCCAGTTTTTCATCTTAAGGGCTTCGCCATAAGAATTTTCAATGGGCTGAACCCCAAGACCTGGAAATTCCTTTTTCAGGGCTTTGGAAAGTTCTTCCAGAGCATTGCCGGAAATATCTATTGGGAAATACTTGAATTTGATTTTTTCCTGAATTAAAAAGTCAATAAGAATTTTTGTTTTCAAACCATCTCCTGCTCCCAATTCCACCAAATTGAATTCTTTTTCTTGTTGAATAATTGGCGCTAAAATCCGGTCTTTGAATTTATCCAGAATTTCAAATTCCTTTTTTGTAAGATAGTATTCAGGCAAATGCATTATTTGCTGAAACAAGCGATCCCCTTTTTTATCATAAAAATATTTGGATGGAATAAATTTTTCCTTGGCGCTTAAGCCCTCCAATACATCTTTGGCAAAATGGGAAAGGTATGAGGTAGTCGTAGGCATTTTTTGGAATGATTATTTTTTTGCAAGGCGGATACCTGTAAACTGCCATCTTTGATGAGGATAAAAAAAGTTGCGATAGGTCTTTCTCGAGTGACCTTCAGCAGTGGCCACAGAACCTCCCCTTAAAACCATCTGGTTGATCATAAATTTCCCGTTATATTCCCCTATGGCCCCAGGGGCTTTCTCAAAATGAGGATAAGGTAAATATGCAGAATTGGTCCATTCCCAGCGGAGTCCCCATTCCAATTTTTCTGCCGCTACTTCCCATTCAAATTCAGTAGGAAGCCTACATCCTGCCCATTCAGCATATGCTGCTGCCTCATAAAAGGAAATATGGGCTACGGGAGCCTGAGGATCAAGATCCTTCACCCCGTCCAAAGTATAATATTGAAACTGATTATGGGTCCGGTTGATCCAATACAAAGGCTGATTGATTTTATTAGCTTGCACCCAATCCCAACCATCAGCATGCCACCATTCAGGTTGCTGATAACCACCCTGAAGAATAAATTTCAAATAGTCCCCATTGGTAACCAACCGGGAGGAAATAGCAAAATCTTCAATATATACCTGATGCTTTTTTCTTTCATTATCATAGGAAAACCCAGCCCCATCAAAACCAATTTCATGAAGCCCCCCTGAAATATCTTCCCAGGATTCTTCTGGCTGTGGACCGTATTCTTTGATATTGATCACCGCAGGTGAAAGCGGGTTCAGCCATAGATTATATTTCAAATCGGTAAGTAAAAGCTCCTGATGCTGTTGCTCATGATTAAGTCCCAGGTAAATCAACTCATTAATATCATTGGATGGTGAATTAGCCAGTAATCTTCTCATTTGTTCATTTACAAAACCCCTATAATCAAAAACCTCTTCTACACTGGGCCGGGTCATTAATCCCCTTTGATTTTTTTGAGTACGCTGACCTACTGCATTGTAATAGCTATTGAAAAAATAACCGAAATCAGGATGAAACTCGCGGTAATCAGGAAGGTGATTTTTGAGAACAAAAGTTTCAAAAAACCAAGTGGTATGGGCTAGATGCCATTTTGCCGGACTTACATGCTCTGCTGCCTGAATAATAAAATCCTCCGTTTCCAGGTTTTCACAAAGGTACTCAGTCCGGTTCCTAATTTTTAAAAATTCATCCTCAGTCATCTTGCAGGAAATTTATTATAAAACTCAATCCGAATGATTTAAGTTATTAATTTTTTTCAAAAAGCCCGCAACTTATCCTTTACCTATATGAAAAAGAGCATCTCCTGCATTAACCACCGGAGAGTTGTTTAGCCCTATTACATATCCATTGGAAGTACATTTTACTGCCACCTTCACCTGTCCATAAGGGTCAGAAAGTTTGGCCAAAACCTGACCTCTTTTAACCTCCTCTCCGAGCGATATCGAGGGTGTGAAAATTCCGGATATTTTTGCCCTTAACCATGAACTTTCCTTCATTACCAGCGAAGAATAATTTTCCTCTTTATCCTCCACCATGCCCAAATGGCTTAATAATCTTCGGGTTCCTGCAATTGCTTCCCTAACGACCAAGTCATCCAAACGCATGGATTCCCCTCCTTCATATACCAAAATATGCTTATCCTTTTTGAAGGCTTCTTTTCTAAATGATTTATCGATATGGGAAGAATTGATGATAAATCGTGCCCCAAATGCTTTGGCCAGATCGAGGCCTATTTTGTCCTTAAAATCCACCCTTATCTGAGGATAATTGGAAAGCATCCTTCCCCCGGTATGGATATCAATTCCATAATCGATATGAGGAATAATCTGTGTTGTCAATATATAGGCAATCTGGGATGCCAAAGACCCCTTATTATTACCGGGAAAGCTTCTATTTAGATCCCTGCCATCTGGAAAAGTCCGGCTATTACTTAAAAACCCATAAATATTAACCAAAGGGATAAAAATCAAGGTGCCTTTTACCGGTTTAAATAATTTTTCCTCTAACATTTTTTTTACCGCTACGATTCCGTTGATTTCATCTCCATGAACCCCTCCACTAATCAAAACCACAGGCCCTTCTTGTTTTGACCTATCAATAAATACAGGAAGGTC from Echinicola jeungdonensis harbors:
- the egtD gene encoding L-histidine N(alpha)-methyltransferase translates to MPTTTSYLSHFAKDVLEGLSAKEKFIPSKYFYDKKGDRLFQQIMHLPEYYLTKKEFEILDKFKDRILAPIIQQEKEFNLVELGAGDGLKTKILIDFLIQEKIKFKYFPIDISGNALEELSKALKKEFPGLGVQPIENSYGEALKMKNWNNGSPSLLLFLGANMGNFNPEGVDNMVQLISGALQAGDQVLMGIDLKKDPELILKAYHDKQGVTKTFNLNVLERINMELGGDFKLDQFKHWPVYNPMTGECKSYLVAMKNQTVHIEGIKKTIYFKKAESIHTEISKKFDLEEVMALAQGHGFEIVKNFLDDQEFFADSLWRKQ
- the egtB gene encoding ergothioneine biosynthesis protein EgtB; translated protein: MTEDEFLKIRNRTEYLCENLETEDFIIQAAEHVSPAKWHLAHTTWFFETFVLKNHLPDYREFHPDFGYFFNSYYNAVGQRTQKNQRGLMTRPSVEEVFDYRGFVNEQMRRLLANSPSNDINELIYLGLNHEQQHQELLLTDLKYNLWLNPLSPAVINIKEYGPQPEESWEDISGGLHEIGFDGAGFSYDNERKKHQVYIEDFAISSRLVTNGDYLKFILQGGYQQPEWWHADGWDWVQANKINQPLYWINRTHNQFQYYTLDGVKDLDPQAPVAHISFYEAAAYAEWAGCRLPTEFEWEVAAEKLEWGLRWEWTNSAYLPYPHFEKAPGAIGEYNGKFMINQMVLRGGSVATAEGHSRKTYRNFFYPHQRWQFTGIRLAKK
- a CDS encoding succinylglutamate desuccinylase/aspartoacylase family protein, which produces MKEMVINGIRIRPGQSLNIEIAIARLPTHTLIDLPVFIDRSKQEGPVVLISGGVHGDEINGIVAVKKMLEEKLFKPVKGTLIFIPLVNIYGFLSNSRTFPDGRDLNRSFPGNNKGSLASQIAYILTTQIIPHIDYGIDIHTGGRMLSNYPQIRVDFKDKIGLDLAKAFGARFIINSSHIDKSFRKEAFKKDKHILVYEGGESMRLDDLVVREAIAGTRRLLSHLGMVEDKEENYSSLVMKESSWLRAKISGIFTPSISLGEEVKRGQVLAKLSDPYGQVKVAVKCTSNGYVIGLNNSPVVNAGDALFHIGKG